A stretch of DNA from Candidatus Abyssobacteria bacterium SURF_5:
CTGCGAAGGAGCTTGCAAACGAGATGCTCGCGAACGCTCCGCTCGCGTTAAGAATGACGAAAGAGGTATACAATTTCGGCCTCTGCGCGCCCAGCCTCGAGAATCAGATTCACATGGAGAATCGGACTCAGACCATCAACTTTTTCACGAACGACTTTCGCGAGGGCGCCTTCTCCTTCCTCGAAAAGCGCCCTGCGAAATATGGGGATCAGTAGAAGATTGTATGGTATAATAAATTCAGCAGGTTCTGACACGATATGGCCTTGAGCCGAGATAATGAACAACGAGAGAAAGCGAGCCACAAGGGTGAAGCCTCATTTGAAAACGAAGCGGCGTCCTTCAAGAAGGAATGAAGCCGGCCCGAATGCGGCTCAGGAGCGTCGAGTTCAGGACCAATTGAATTTCCTGTCCAATATTCTCGAGTTTCTTCCCTACCCGTTCTACGTGATCGATGTTCAAGATTACACGATCAAACTGGCGAATTCGGCGGCCGGTTCGATAGATGCGCCCGAGCACACAACCTGTCATGCGCTGACCCACCGCAAAGACGCGCCGTGCGCGGATACATGCCTTTGCCCGCTCGAAGAAGTGAAAAGGACGAGGAAATCCGTCGTCGTGGAGCACACTCATTATGATAGGAATGGCAGCGCCCGGCATGTCGAAGTTCACGGGCATCCGATCTTTGATGCAGCCGGAAACGTCATCCAGATGATTGAATACAGCGTCGATGTGACGGAGCGAAAGCGGGCGGAGGACGAGCGCCTGCAAAAAGAAAAGCTACAGGGAGTTCTGGAACTGGCAGGGGCTGCATGTCACGAATTAAACCAGCCGATCCAAGTGCTTTTCGCCTACATCCACAGCTTCCTCAAACGGATCTCAGAAGGGCATCCCGAATACGAGGACATGCAGAAGTTCAAGCGAGAGGTCCAGAAGATAGCGGAAATCACGCACAAGCTGAAGAACATCACTCGCTATGAGAGTCAGCATTACTATAAAGACACGAAGATCATTGATATCGATAAGGCTTCTCAACCAAAAGACTGCGAACCTGCCTGATTCCTTGCCTGCTGCCGAGGGCTCCGCTCAAGCACGTATTCAGAAAGATTGAGCGCTTATCTCTTCTATCAAGGTGCGGTAGTAAACGAAGTTTTCAAACGGGATGTGGGCCCGCGCGCGATTGTCAATGGTGGGAATATATCCGCCGCCTTTCATTAGCGGCGGCGCCTTTTCAAAGATCTCCTGTCTGATGGTTTCCTTGTCGCGGGTCAAAACGTTCGAGTCGATGCCGCCAATGAGCGCCAATTTCCTGCCATACCGCTTCCTGATCTTGCGGTAATCCATATTTGAAGGCACCGTTTCGGTCAGCCACAAGCCATTGATGCCGGCTTTGACCATATCCGGCAGCAAGACCTCGATGTTGCCAAACGATCTCAGGATGATGATATCGACGCGGTGTTCCTTGAGGAGCGAGACGATGCGCTTGTATCGCGGGATGACGAACTCTCGGAACATTGCGGGCGAGATGACCGGGCCGTTACTGCCGGCGATCGGCTCGGTAAAATATGCAAAATCGACATCGACCTGCTCGAGCGCCGGCTCGATTCCCTTCATCAGGTAATCGGCTGCGGCGTCCATGATCCGGTGTGCCAGCGGCGGGTTATCGCACAGAAGCAGGCACGCGCGGGTGAGTGAAAGGGAGTCTATCACGCCGAGAAACTGGAGGATGCCCGACTCCCATGCACCGAGGCCGACCGGATAATCGCGCCGCCGATATTTTTCGACCAGTTTCTTCCAGTTGCGCGGATACGCTTTTTTGCGGGCGCCATCGAGGAAGGCGCGGAACCGATCGAGGTCGCTTTCGCTCTCGATCGGATAGTCGAACCGGCTGTTCATCTCGCGGTAGGACAATTTCAGAGGTATCACCTCTCGATGGTCGAGATGAAAATATTCCTCGATGTCCACGCCGCGCGGCAAGCCTTCTTTTCGCCAACGTTCTACCGTATCTTCCCTGATGTATTGCTCGAAGTAGGGAACGCGGTCGGCTTTCTCGAATTTCAGAGTTTTGAGGAATCGTTCCCGGTCATTCATTTCAGTCCCTCAAGCTGAATTCGATCGGAACCCTGACCCAGGCGGTAACCGGACGCGTTCCTCGCCGGGCAGGCGCAAACCTCCAAAGCTGTATTGCCCTGACTGCCTCACGGTCAAGCAGATCGTACCCGCTGGATTTTTCCACTTCTATTCTACCCACTTTCCCCGACGAAAGCACCTCGACGCGCAATATGGCGGTCCCCTCTTGTCCGGCCGATCGCGCCGAGCGCGGATAATGGGGCTTGGGGTTGTACGCGTATGAGGGCATTGCATCGAATAAGCCTTGCTCCGGAACTGTAGATCCTTGGCCGTCACGGAATGCGCCCGCCGTATCATTGCCCTCATGCTCGAACGGAAAGGAGGCAATTGCGGCAGAGCCCGCATTTTCTTCGGGCGATTCGATCGCAGGCGCGAATGCTTCCGGCTGCTGCGGAGCTTCCAATTCCTCCTGCGGAGACTCCTGTTCCGGAGGCTTCACTTCCACCACTTCCTGCTTGAGCGGCATGACATCGGGAACGGGCATCTTCACGGGAACGGGTTTTTGCATGGGAGCCGACCTGGTTTTTTCCTGAGGCGGTTTCTTGAGCGGCGCCGGCGGTGTCTTTGCGTGTATGACAGGCTGGTATTTCTTCTTTTCAGCCGGCGTCGGCGCGGTGTCAGAAACGGGAAGCCTTGCGGGCGCGGCTACAAGAGCGACCTGCACCGCGGGAATGAGATTTGCCGGCAGCGGTTGAGCCGCCGGCAGCTTGCAGAACAGCAGAGCGAAATGGATCAACCCGGCGAGGATCAGCGAAGCAACGAGCGAATTATCCCTCATTTTTCCTCGGTGTCTTCGGGCCCGGTTTGAATGGCGACATTGGTCACGGACAGTTTCCGCAAGATATCGAGCACATGGACGACCAGCCCATGACGCGCATTTTTGTCGCCGTTGATGAGCACCCGCAGTGACGGATTGAGTGAACGCGCCTGCGAGATTTTTTCCGCCAGAAGCTGCAGGTCGACCCTATCCTTTTCGAAGTATATTTCGCCCGCTTCGGTGATCGAGACGGCGACGAATTCTTTTTTTTCGGCGGGCGCATCAGAGGAAGGCGGAAGTGTGACGGCGATTCCGCGCGGCTGAGTCAGCGTCATCATCGAGTAAACAAAGAACACGAGGAGGAGAAACATGCAATCGATGAGCGGAACGATCTCGATCCGCGCCTTTTTAGCGGGCATCTTGTGGCTGAGATTCATTCTGCGCCTTGTTCTTCTCGTGCACGATCTCGAGGCTGGTGCTATAGGTCTCGATTTC
This window harbors:
- a CDS encoding biopolymer transporter ExbD codes for the protein MKSRPIAPASRSCTRRTRRRMNLSHKMPAKKARIEIVPLIDCMFLLLVFFVYSMMTLTQPRGIAVTLPPSSDAPAEKKEFVAVSITEAGEIYFEKDRVDLQLLAEKISQARSLNPSLRVLINGDKNARHGLVVHVLDILRKLSVTNVAIQTGPEDTEEK
- a CDS encoding PAS domain S-box protein, yielding MNNERKRATRVKPHLKTKRRPSRRNEAGPNAAQERRVQDQLNFLSNILEFLPYPFYVIDVQDYTIKLANSAAGSIDAPEHTTCHALTHRKDAPCADTCLCPLEEVKRTRKSVVVEHTHYDRNGSARHVEVHGHPIFDAAGNVIQMIEYSVDVTERKRAEDERLQKEKLQGVLELAGAACHELNQPIQVLFAYIHSFLKRISEGHPEYEDMQKFKREVQKIAEITHKLKNITRYESQHYYKDTKIIDIDKASQPKDCEPA
- a CDS encoding energy transducer TonB, whose product is MRDNSLVASLILAGLIHFALLFCKLPAAQPLPANLIPAVQVALVAAPARLPVSDTAPTPAEKKKYQPVIHAKTPPAPLKKPPQEKTRSAPMQKPVPVKMPVPDVMPLKQEVVEVKPPEQESPQEELEAPQQPEAFAPAIESPEENAGSAAIASFPFEHEGNDTAGAFRDGQGSTVPEQGLFDAMPSYAYNPKPHYPRSARSAGQEGTAILRVEVLSSGKVGRIEVEKSSGYDLLDREAVRAIQLWRFAPARRGTRPVTAWVRVPIEFSLRD